A single genomic interval of Camelina sativa cultivar DH55 chromosome 11, Cs, whole genome shotgun sequence harbors:
- the LOC104728685 gene encoding uncharacterized protein LOC104728685 gives MRTEYLSSTDLFLKEPSVFPDDSHLDAHRAVAYIDKETESLQHKEDMPSSIMNPLQHFADEIVGFDTEADEFVIRCIWERAAEFFPKLRDIFLEDIIRNRKVRVGLRPYMPDGKPVIGSVPGLQNLYLVAGNEGGGLSMALGTAEVVSDMVLGKPSQVASSTFGVGGRCC, from the exons ATGAGAACTGAATATTTGTCTAGTACTGATTTGTTTCTTAAAGAGCCTTCGGTTTTTCCCGATGACTCGCACTTGGATGCTCATCGTGCGGTTGCTTATATCGACAA GGAAACAGAGAGTTTGCAACACAAGGAAGATATGCCGAGTTCTATCATGAACCC ACTGCAACATTTCGCTGATGAAATTGTTGGGTTTGACACTGAAGCTGATGAGTTTGTCATCCGCTGCATATGGGAGCGTGCAGCAGAATTCTTCCCCAAGTTAAGAGATATTTTCCTCGAAGATATCATCCGTAACAGGAAAGTGAGAGTCGGGTTGCGTCCTTACA TGCCTGATGGGAAGCCAGTGATTGGATCCGTGCCCGGACTACAAAACCTGTACTTGGTAGCAGGTAATGAAGGAGGAGGACTTTCCATG GCTCTAGGAACAGCGGAAGTGGTATCGGACATGGTACTGGGGAAACCGTCACAGGTAGCTAGTTCAACGTTTGGGGTTGGAGGACGTTGTTGCTGA